One Halanaerobium hydrogeniformans genomic window, GACGATTATGGAGCCTTTAAAAATTCATAAGATAGGTGATAACTTTTTTGAGAGGTTAGAAAAGGTAAAAGAAGCTCTTCATAAAGCTGAATTAAGACCTGTAGAAGATTATTTAGAGCGCTTTCCTCATCAGTTATCCGGTGGACAGCGTCAGAGGGTGGCCCTGGCGAGAGCAATAGTTTTAGAACCAAAGTTTATCATAGCTGATGAACCTGTATCTATGCTAGATGTTTCAGTTAGAGCTGGGATCCTTAATTTGTTGAAAAAATTAAGAGATGAACTGGGAGCATCTATAATTTATATTTCTCATGATCTGGCAACAATCCGCTATATTTGTGATCGGACAGCTATATTGTACTTAGGTAGGATCATGGAAATTGGCGAGACCGAAACTGTGATTTCAAAAGCATGTCATCCTTACACTAAAATGCTGCTTGCAGCAGTTCCAATTCCAGATCCTGATCGAAATAGAGAAAGGGTGGATCCAAGAGGAGAAATACCAGATCCAATAGAATTACCTAATGGCTGTCGGTTCCATGCTCGCTGTGCTCAGGCAACACCGAACTGTGGTTTTGAAGCAAAAGATGTTGAAAAGGTTATTATTAAAGCTAAAAATCATCCGGATTATCCTGAAGTTTATAGTCAATTTGAACAGATCAAAAAAATAGAGATCAAGGCTTATAATCTGGAGTTGACCGTTGAGCTTAAGACTGATGATAAAGAAAGTTTTGAAGAATATCTCTGGAAAATAGCTGCCGAATGGAATAAATCACTTCCCAAAGCAGTAGTTGATTCCAGCTGGCAGGGAAATAAACTGATGATAGAATTTGCCGGTAAAGATGAGCCTGAGTTAAGAAAAAGCAAAACAGGTCAGGATGTAGCCTGTGTACTTTATCCAAAAAAATAATTATTACGTACCAGGCACCAAAATTGGAACCTGGTACAATTTTGGTGCCTGGTACATAGAACTAACTTTTTTAACTTGTAATTAATAAGATAATATGTTATAATATATGAGCATGTAAATTTTAATCGATGCTAGAAAGGATTTTGTATGCTCTATATTGAAGGACTGTTAAAAAAATCACCCGTTATACCAGCTGTCAAAAGTTTAAGTGATATTCAAAAAGTCCCAGATCATATTAATGCTATTTTAATATTGGATGCGGATATTCTTTATGTAGAAAAAATGATAGATCTTGCTGTACAGAAGGATCTAATAATATTTTTACATATAGATTTATTTAAAGGTATCAGCAGAGATGAATATGGAATTAGATATTTAGCTAGAAAAACAGGGATTGATGGTATTGTCTCAACTAAGGGATATTTGATTAAAATGGCCAGGGAAGAAAATTTAATTGCCATTCAAAGATTATTTATTATCGATTCTTCCGCCTTCGATAAAACTTTGCGGATAATTGAAGATGCTAAACCAGATATGATAGAAATATTACCGGGTTTGGTTTATCCGAGGTTAGCAAAAATATTGAGGCGAAAGATTAAACAACCCCTTATTGCCGGTGGGATGATAACAAATAAAAAAGATGTTGAAGATATTCTTCAAAAGGGTGCAACTGCTATATCCTCTAGTGACAAAAATATCTGGAAATATAAAGATTTTCAAAAAAATGAAAAAATCTCTTCACAATCCTTTAAATACTCTTTATAATTGTATTTGTCGTATTAAATTTTTGCGTTTATTTTAAATATTCAAAATATAATAAATACAATAGGTGAATCAGAGAAGCCCTATTTGTTTAATTAGAATGACTGTTTAGAAAGTTTAAGCAGCCAGCACCCCAACTATGCCTAATTAAACAGATAGGGATTTTTTATGCCTAATTTATAGAGGGAGGTGAAAAGAAGCTTGTCTGAAATTTTAAATATAGCCCACAAGGGAGCCTGTGGTTATTATCCAGAAAATTCTCTGCTGGCTTTTGAAAGAGCTGTAGAAATGGGCTGTGATGCTTTTGAAATAGATGTACAGCTGAGCAGTGATGGGAAAATAGTGGTCTTCCATGATGAAGAGTTGGATAATGTTAGTGATGGATCAGGTTTTTTGAAAGACCATACCTGGGCAGAATTAAAAAACTTAGAAATAACAGATAATAATGAGGATGAAAAATATGGAGTGCAGAGAATTTTAAGTTTAAAAGAGTTGTTAAAAATGATGCAGAAAAATGACATTATTTTAAACTTAGAACTCAAAAATGATCTTATTGATTATCCTGGAATGGAAGAGAAGGTTTGTGAGATGCTTAAAGAGTATAAAATGCTCGATAGGGTTATTGTTTCGTCATTTAATCACTATTCATTAAGAAAATTTTCAAAAATCTGTCCAGAAATTGATCTGGGAATACTCTATATGACGACCCTTATCAAACCTGAGAATTATGTTGATTCTTTAGATTTTAAAGTGAGATCACTTCATCCAGCAGCTAAAACTTTGGATCAAGAAGTTGTTAAGGGAATTAAAGCTTCTGGTTATGAGATATATCCTTATACGGTCAATGAAAAAGAAGAACTAAAAAAAATGATCGAATTAGGAGTAGATGGAATTATTACTGATTATCCAGATAGATTAAAAGAGATATTAAAATAAAAATATATTTTGAGTAATTTCACAAAAATAAATAAGAGATTAACAAGGAGGAGAAAAATGAAAAAGTTAAGTTTAGTTATGGCAGTAGTTTTATTTACAGGTGTTATTTTAATAGGTGTAGGTGGCAGTATGGTTTCAGCCGATGATGATTTTCAACTTACATTAAGATTGAGCCATGTTTTCAGCCCAGAAGAACAGCTAACTAAGTCAATGGATTTAGTTGCCGACAGCATTAGAGAAAAAACTGATGGGGCTATTAATATTCAGACATTCCCTCAGGGCCAGATCGCCGCTTATAAAGATGGTGTAGAACAGGTTGCAAGAGGTGCTAACTTTATTTCTGTAGAAGACCCAACTTACATAGGTGATTACGTACCTGATTTTACAGCTATGGTTGGACCGATGCTTTACAGTAGTTTTGATGAGTATGTAGCTATGACTGATACAGAGCTGGTAGAAGAATTGAAAGAGGAATTAGCAGAAGAACATAATATTAAAGTTTTATCGCTTGATTATGTTTTTGGATTTAGAAATGTGATTACAGATGAAGTTATAGAAACGCCTGAAGATTTATCAGGGTTAAGAATTAGAGTTCCAGGAAGTCAGCTTTTCATCGAAACTTTAAATGCAATGGGTGCTAATGCAACTCCACTACCCTGGGGAGAAACGATCTCAGCTATGCAGCAGGGTGTTGTAGACGGTATTGAAGGATCAGAGTTTACAAATATAGGTAACAGTATTTATGAAGTAAGACAAAATGTTGCTTTAACCCGTCACTTCTTAGGAGCTTGTGGTGTTTATATCAATACAGATGTATGGGACAGCATTCCTGAGAGATATCAGACTATTATTCAAGAAGAATTTGATGAAGGTGCAGTACATATGGTTGAATTGCTTGATTCTCAACATGCTGATGTAGTAGAAGAATTAGAATCCCATGGTGTAGAGTTTAATGAGGTAGATTATGATGCTTTTGTTGAAGCTACTGAAAGTATTTATGATACTTTCCCAGGCTTTAGTGATGATATTTATGAAAGACTACAAAATGAACTAGAAATTATCCGTCATGATTTAGAAAATCAATAAGCAGAAAAACCTTAGTTGGTTCTAGTCCTAACAGATGAAAATTAATTTTGGATTCTGTTAGGACAAAATTAATTATTCAATTAATTGAGGAGAAATTAAAAATTATGAAAAAATTTATTAAAAATTTTGAGGAATATTTAAGTTGTTTTTTTATATCAATCACGGTTATTCTCGTAATTATTAATGTTATTATGCGTTATATTTTTAATTCTGGTATTTTTTGGACTGAAGAGCTTGCAACATACTCTTTTGTCTGGAGTGTTTTTATAGGGGCAAGTGCTGCCTATAAAAAAAGAATGCATATTGGAATTGATTTATTAACTAGAATAGTTCCAAAAAAATTAAAAGAATTAAGTAAAATGTTGATAAACTTTTTTATGGTATTGATAAATGGCTATATCGCATATTTAAGTGTGATTTTTGTTTTAGAATCTGTTGGAAGGCCAACACCAGTTTTGGGTATCTCTTCAGCTTTCGTAAATGCATCTCTTTTAGTGTCATTTTCTTTAATGACTTTTCATGCTGCTCACTTTTTTATTAAGAACTTATTAATCTTTCTGAGTGATGAGAAAGAGAAAAAGCTGAGAAGAGCAGAAAAAAGTGTGGGAGTAAAGACTGAGATTAAAGAAGAAATTATATAATATTATTTATTTAAAAAGAGAGGATGGTTTTTAATGCAATATGCTCCAGTTGCTGTTGTATTTTTGTTATATTTTACAGGAATTCCAATCGCATTTGCTTTATTCGCAGCAGCTATTTATTATTTTGCCTTTATAAATGTTGGGATGCCTGTAGATCTTGTCTTGCAGAGATTTATTAGTGCAACCGCTTCATTTCCTTTGCTTGCAATTCCATTTTTTATAATGGCAGGAACAATTATGAATTATTCTGGAATTAGTTCTAAGTTAATGCAAATGGCCGATGTTTTAACTGGACACATGACAGGTGGTCTGGCCCAGGTAAATATAGTTTTAAGTACTCTTATGGGAGGTATTTCTGGTTCTGCTAATGCTGATGCAGCAATGCAGTGTAAGATTCTTGTACCAGAAATGGAAAAGAGGGGTTATGATAAAGCTTTTTCCACTGCAATCACTGCAGCTTCATCTGCAATTGCACCAGTTATCCCACCTGGTATTAATTTAATTATTTATGCTTTAATTGCCAATGTTTCTGTTGGTAAAATGTTTATAGCTGGTTATACACCTGCTTTAATTATGGCTTTTACATTGATGCTTACCGTGGCAGTTATTTCTAATAAAAGAGGTTATAAGCCTTCCAGGGAAAAAAAAGCCACTTTTAAAGAAATTTTGATTCAGGTTAAAGAATCAGTTTGGGCATTATTTCTACCTTTTGGTATAATATTAGGATTAAGATTTGGAATGTTTACCCCGACAGAAGCAGGAGCTATAGCTGTTTTATTTACTACTTTGGTTGGTTTATTTGTTTATAAAGAATTGGAATTAAAGCATTTCCCAATTATTTTAAAAGATACTGTTTATGGAACCAGTACAGTTATGTTCATAATTGTTGCAGCATCTGTGTTTGGTTATTATATGAGCTGGGAAATGATTCCTCAAGCCATTTCAGCCGTAATGCTGGGAGCAACTGAAAGTAGAGTTATGATGCTTTTATTAATTAATGTTCTATTTCTAGTTGTAGGAATGTTTTTAGAAGGGGGAGCTGCTTTAATTATATTAGCCCCTTTATTGGTACCAGTAGTGACAGGTTTAGGAGTTGATCCAATTCACTTTGGAGTTGTTGCTATCGTTAATATAATGATTGGAGGTATTACCCCTCCCTTTGGTTCGATGATGTTTACATCCTGTAGTATAACAGGTGTAGCAATAAATGATTTTGTCAGAGAGGTTATACCATTTATTTTAGCCTTGATAGTTGCATTATTGGTTGTAACTTATCTACCTGGTATAGTAATGTTTTTACCCAATCTTTTTTAGGGGGTTAAGTTATTAACATGATCAATTTTTCGAGTTAGGAGGAAGTTGAAATCTTGCTAGAATATACAATTAGAATTATATTATCGGGAGTGCTAGGTGGAGTAGTAGGCTATGAAAGACAAACTAGAGATAAGGCAGCTGGTATAAGAACTAATATACTCGTGGCTGTAACATCCTGTTTGATTATGATAACTTCATTTAGGTTAGCAATGGATCTCGGGCCAACTGATGCTTATGCAGATGCAGCAAGAATCGTTGCTCAGGTAGTTAGTGGAGTTGGTTTTATTGGAGCAGGCACTATTATAAAACATAAAGATAAGGTAAAAGGGCTTACAACTGCTGCAGGATTATGGGCAGTTGCAGGTTTGGGTATAGCAGTAGGGCAAGGTTATTATTTTATTGCAATTGTTGCAACTTTAGTAATCCTCTCTACCCTGGCTTTAAGTTCTTTGTTCCATTAAATTTTAAATTCTTGATATAGTCATATTATGATAAATAACAGCTGTCGTTTTTTGGCAGCTGCTATTTATTGAATAAGGAGATGATAAGCAAGTGGCTAAAATATTAAATATTGCTCACAGGGGAGCCAGTGGAGCCTATCCAGAAAATTCGATGTTGTCTTTTAAAAAAGCTATAGAAATGGGCTGTGATGGACTGGAAGTTGATGTCCAGCTCAGCAGTGATGGGGAAGTTGTGATTTTTCATGATAAAAAACTTGATAGGGTGACTAATGGTAGTGGATTACTCTGTCAGCACAGTTTTGCCGAGTTAAAAAAACTAGAAATTACTAATAATAATCAAGATAATAAATTTGCTCTGCAGCGTATAGTTAGTTTAAAAGAACTGCTAAAAATGCTGCAGGAAAATGAGATATTTTTAAACATAGAACTTAAGAATATATACATAGATTACCCGGGCTTAGAAGAAAAAGTTTATCAACTTTTAAAAGAATTTGAAATGATAGATAGGGTAGTTATTTCATCTTTCAATCATTATTCTCTGCAGAGATTTGCCCAGATAAGCAAAGAGGTTGGTTTAGGAATTATATATTTGGCTAATCTTATAGATCCAATTGCTTATGCAGAATCTTTAGGCTTTAAACTTAGATCATTTCATCCTCTCTACAGCAGCTTAGATAAAGAGAGGGTAAAGAAAATTAAAAATGCAGGTTATGATATTTTTACTTATACCGTTAATGATAAAAATGATATTACATATGTCTCTGATTTAGAAGTAGATGGAATAAT contains:
- a CDS encoding glycerol-3-phosphate responsive antiterminator, with translation MLYIEGLLKKSPVIPAVKSLSDIQKVPDHINAILILDADILYVEKMIDLAVQKDLIIFLHIDLFKGISRDEYGIRYLARKTGIDGIVSTKGYLIKMAREENLIAIQRLFIIDSSAFDKTLRIIEDAKPDMIEILPGLVYPRLAKILRRKIKQPLIAGGMITNKKDVEDILQKGATAISSSDKNIWKYKDFQKNEKISSQSFKYSL
- a CDS encoding glycerophosphodiester phosphodiesterase, giving the protein MSEILNIAHKGACGYYPENSLLAFERAVEMGCDAFEIDVQLSSDGKIVVFHDEELDNVSDGSGFLKDHTWAELKNLEITDNNEDEKYGVQRILSLKELLKMMQKNDIILNLELKNDLIDYPGMEEKVCEMLKEYKMLDRVIVSSFNHYSLRKFSKICPEIDLGILYMTTLIKPENYVDSLDFKVRSLHPAAKTLDQEVVKGIKASGYEIYPYTVNEKEELKKMIELGVDGIITDYPDRLKEILK
- a CDS encoding C4-dicarboxylate TRAP transporter substrate-binding protein, which codes for MKKLSLVMAVVLFTGVILIGVGGSMVSADDDFQLTLRLSHVFSPEEQLTKSMDLVADSIREKTDGAINIQTFPQGQIAAYKDGVEQVARGANFISVEDPTYIGDYVPDFTAMVGPMLYSSFDEYVAMTDTELVEELKEELAEEHNIKVLSLDYVFGFRNVITDEVIETPEDLSGLRIRVPGSQLFIETLNAMGANATPLPWGETISAMQQGVVDGIEGSEFTNIGNSIYEVRQNVALTRHFLGACGVYINTDVWDSIPERYQTIIQEEFDEGAVHMVELLDSQHADVVEELESHGVEFNEVDYDAFVEATESIYDTFPGFSDDIYERLQNELEIIRHDLENQ
- a CDS encoding TRAP transporter small permease → MKKFIKNFEEYLSCFFISITVILVIINVIMRYIFNSGIFWTEELATYSFVWSVFIGASAAYKKRMHIGIDLLTRIVPKKLKELSKMLINFFMVLINGYIAYLSVIFVLESVGRPTPVLGISSAFVNASLLVSFSLMTFHAAHFFIKNLLIFLSDEKEKKLRRAEKSVGVKTEIKEEII
- a CDS encoding TRAP transporter large permease, with protein sequence MQYAPVAVVFLLYFTGIPIAFALFAAAIYYFAFINVGMPVDLVLQRFISATASFPLLAIPFFIMAGTIMNYSGISSKLMQMADVLTGHMTGGLAQVNIVLSTLMGGISGSANADAAMQCKILVPEMEKRGYDKAFSTAITAASSAIAPVIPPGINLIIYALIANVSVGKMFIAGYTPALIMAFTLMLTVAVISNKRGYKPSREKKATFKEILIQVKESVWALFLPFGIILGLRFGMFTPTEAGAIAVLFTTLVGLFVYKELELKHFPIILKDTVYGTSTVMFIIVAASVFGYYMSWEMIPQAISAVMLGATESRVMMLLLINVLFLVVGMFLEGGAALIILAPLLVPVVTGLGVDPIHFGVVAIVNIMIGGITPPFGSMMFTSCSITGVAINDFVREVIPFILALIVALLVVTYLPGIVMFLPNLF
- a CDS encoding MgtC/SapB family protein, encoding MLEYTIRIILSGVLGGVVGYERQTRDKAAGIRTNILVAVTSCLIMITSFRLAMDLGPTDAYADAARIVAQVVSGVGFIGAGTIIKHKDKVKGLTTAAGLWAVAGLGIAVGQGYYFIAIVATLVILSTLALSSLFH
- a CDS encoding glycerophosphodiester phosphodiesterase, giving the protein MAKILNIAHRGASGAYPENSMLSFKKAIEMGCDGLEVDVQLSSDGEVVIFHDKKLDRVTNGSGLLCQHSFAELKKLEITNNNQDNKFALQRIVSLKELLKMLQENEIFLNIELKNIYIDYPGLEEKVYQLLKEFEMIDRVVISSFNHYSLQRFAQISKEVGLGIIYLANLIDPIAYAESLGFKLRSFHPLYSSLDKERVKKIKNAGYDIFTYTVNDKNDITYVSDLEVDGIITDYPDRI